The following proteins are encoded in a genomic region of Anaerolineae bacterium:
- a CDS encoding UPF0175 family protein, which produces MSLKTYPVELPESAFSALRKAPAEFVQEMKYAAVVKWYEAGIITQDKAAEIAGLSRYAFLSLLTRYDVSAMQYTPDLLEEELRDARGQHRS; this is translated from the coding sequence ATGAGCCTCAAAACCTATCCCGTAGAGTTGCCGGAATCGGCCTTTTCAGCCTTACGCAAAGCTCCGGCGGAATTTGTACAAGAAATGAAATACGCCGCCGTGGTCAAATGGTACGAAGCCGGCATCATCACCCAAGATAAAGCGGCTGAAATCGCCGGATTGTCCCGCTATGCCTTTTTAAGTCTCCTGACCCGGTATGATGTATCGGCCATGCAATACACCCCCGACCTGCTAGAAGAGGAATTGCGTGATGCCCGCGGCCAACATCGTTCTTAA